A single genomic interval of Streptomyces sp. BA2 harbors:
- a CDS encoding deoxyguanosinetriphosphate triphosphohydrolase — MEGTAPNAYDDEAVEAAYDKGAVERWATEPDKRPGRTAFQRDRARVLHSSALRRLAGKTQVVTPGTRSNEAWDASARTRLTHSLECAQVGRELGAALGCDPDLVETACLSHDMGHPPFGHNGEQALNEVAESCGGFEGNAQSLRLLTRIEPKRFVRSEQTDELVSVGLNLTRAALDAATKYPWPRGSHPTDPASTKFGVYEDDRPVFDWVRKEAPGRRICFEAQVMDWADDVAYSVHDIEDGLHAGHLDPNLLHAEPERQDIFAVAIGRYVPADTDPEELSEALDRLLEQEWWPHGYDGSAIAQGRLKDATSQLIGHFCLAAESATRLRYGKGPLTRYAAELVVPREARHECAVLKAVADRYVMQRPAQERLRADQRIVVAELAEALTARAPEGLDPQFRALYDSAHDDRAALRVVVDQIASLTDAAARSLHARLTARQP, encoded by the coding sequence ATGGAAGGCACTGCACCGAACGCGTACGACGACGAGGCGGTCGAGGCTGCCTATGACAAGGGCGCCGTCGAGCGATGGGCCACCGAGCCGGACAAGAGGCCGGGGCGCACCGCCTTCCAGCGGGACCGCGCGCGCGTCCTGCACTCCTCGGCACTGCGCCGCCTCGCCGGAAAGACTCAGGTGGTCACCCCCGGCACGCGTAGCAACGAGGCGTGGGACGCCAGCGCCCGCACCCGCCTGACGCACTCCCTGGAGTGCGCCCAGGTCGGCCGCGAGCTCGGCGCCGCCCTCGGCTGCGACCCCGACCTGGTGGAGACCGCCTGCCTCTCCCACGACATGGGCCACCCGCCCTTCGGGCACAACGGCGAGCAGGCGCTGAACGAAGTCGCGGAGAGCTGCGGCGGTTTCGAGGGCAACGCCCAGTCACTGCGCCTGCTCACCCGCATCGAGCCGAAACGCTTCGTGAGAAGTGAGCAGACGGACGAACTGGTCAGCGTGGGGCTCAATCTGACCCGCGCCGCCCTGGACGCCGCCACCAAGTACCCCTGGCCGCGCGGCTCCCACCCCACCGACCCGGCGTCCACCAAGTTCGGGGTCTACGAAGACGACCGGCCGGTCTTCGACTGGGTCCGCAAGGAAGCCCCCGGCCGCCGCATCTGCTTCGAGGCCCAGGTCATGGACTGGGCGGACGACGTGGCGTATTCGGTGCACGACATCGAGGACGGCCTGCACGCCGGGCACCTCGACCCGAACCTGCTGCACGCCGAGCCCGAGCGCCAGGACATCTTCGCCGTCGCCATCGGCCGCTACGTACCGGCGGACACCGACCCCGAAGAGCTCTCCGAAGCCCTCGACCGCCTCCTGGAGCAGGAGTGGTGGCCGCACGGGTACGACGGCTCGGCGATCGCCCAGGGCCGCCTGAAGGACGCAACCAGCCAGCTCATCGGCCACTTCTGCCTCGCCGCCGAGAGCGCCACACGCCTGCGGTACGGCAAGGGCCCCCTCACCCGGTACGCCGCCGAACTCGTCGTCCCGCGCGAGGCACGCCACGAGTGCGCGGTCCTCAAGGCCGTCGCCGACCGCTACGTGATGCAGCGCCCCGCCCAGGAGCGGCTGCGCGCGGATCAGCGGATCGTCGTCGCCGAGCTGGCCGAGGCGCTCACGGCCCGCGCCCCCGAAGGGCTCGACCCGCAGTTCCGCGCGCTCTACGACTCCGCGCACGACGACCGCGCGGCCCTGCGCGTCGTCGTCGACCAGATCGCGTCCCTCACGGACGCCGCCGCGCGTTCCCTGCACGCGCGGCTCACGGCGAGACAGCCCTGA
- a CDS encoding SanA/YdcF family protein codes for MAVCVVALLPATWLFVTAEGRLHTTADVPRTRVAVVFGAGLWEGEPSPYLAHRLDAAAELYEAGRIEVVLVTGDNSRVDYDEPDAMRAYLTERGVPGRRIVSDYAGFDTWDSCVRAKKVFGVDRAVLISQGFHIRRAVALCRAAGVSSYGVGVDAKHDATWYYGGARELFAAGKAAFDSAFQPDPRFLGPREPGVDRALAAPR; via the coding sequence ATGGCCGTGTGCGTGGTGGCGCTGCTGCCCGCGACGTGGCTCTTCGTGACGGCGGAGGGGCGATTGCACACGACGGCCGACGTGCCGCGCACGCGGGTCGCGGTCGTCTTCGGAGCCGGCCTCTGGGAGGGCGAACCCTCGCCGTATCTCGCGCACCGCCTCGACGCGGCGGCCGAGTTGTACGAGGCGGGACGGATAGAGGTCGTCCTCGTCACCGGGGACAACAGCCGCGTGGATTACGACGAGCCGGACGCCATGCGCGCGTATCTGACCGAGCGGGGTGTGCCGGGACGGCGGATCGTCAGCGATTACGCGGGCTTCGACACCTGGGACTCCTGCGTGCGCGCCAAGAAGGTGTTCGGCGTCGACCGTGCGGTGCTGATCAGCCAGGGCTTCCATATACGCAGGGCCGTCGCGCTCTGCCGCGCGGCGGGCGTCTCGTCGTACGGCGTCGGGGTCGACGCCAAGCACGACGCGACCTGGTACTACGGCGGCGCGAGGGAGCTGTTCGCGGCGGGCAAGGCGGCGTTCGACTCGGCGTTTCAACCGGATCCGCGTTTCCTCGGGCCCCGGGAGCCCGGCGTGGACCGGGCACTGGCCGCGCCTCGCTAA
- a CDS encoding DUF6355 family natural product biosynthesis protein, with amino-acid sequence MSLRRSLPALVGAVALTLGLPVAAAASAHTPTAVMNPCGFYETGSDAFYNHCTSDGSKVVIHVRVALAPDYERCVGPGKSWLGSASKIQGAHYVGRTC; translated from the coding sequence ATGAGCCTTCGCCGTTCGCTTCCGGCCCTCGTCGGCGCCGTAGCCCTCACTCTCGGCCTCCCCGTGGCGGCAGCCGCGTCCGCTCACACCCCGACCGCAGTCATGAACCCCTGCGGGTTCTACGAGACCGGCAGCGACGCCTTCTACAACCACTGCACGAGCGACGGCTCGAAGGTCGTCATCCACGTGCGGGTGGCCCTCGCCCCCGACTACGAGCGCTGTGTCGGTCCGGGCAAGAGCTGGCTGGGTTCGGCGAGCAAGATCCAGGGCGCGCACTACGTCGGCCGTACCTGCTGA
- the cutA gene encoding divalent-cation tolerance protein CutA, whose amino-acid sequence MMSTYATGSGPGQPAVPTVLTVLTTTDTAQKAEELASGAVAARAAACAQITGPVTSVYRWEGAVETAQEWQVLFKTAAARYEELEAWLTEAHDYDTPEIIATPVVRGSAAYLEWVERETTR is encoded by the coding sequence ATGATGTCGACGTACGCAACCGGATCAGGCCCCGGACAGCCGGCGGTGCCCACCGTGCTCACCGTGCTCACCACGACCGACACCGCTCAGAAGGCGGAAGAGCTCGCGAGCGGCGCGGTGGCGGCGCGTGCCGCCGCCTGCGCGCAGATCACCGGGCCCGTCACCTCCGTCTACCGATGGGAAGGCGCCGTCGAGACCGCACAGGAGTGGCAGGTGCTGTTCAAGACAGCCGCCGCGCGGTACGAGGAGCTGGAGGCCTGGCTGACCGAGGCGCACGACTATGACACCCCCGAGATCATCGCGACGCCGGTCGTGCGGGGGAGCGCGGCGTACCTGGAATGGGTGGAGCGGGAGACGACCCGATGA
- a CDS encoding sirohydrochlorin chelatase, translating into MTPSNPLRDESGSTPLESTAHIMDRITRQLGSQLALVSRDGRRRTAPAPAPVTAPPPALVVVAHGSRDPRALATVTALIERVRELRPGLTVRLGHIELNEPLLTDTLAAATGSAVLVPLLLSRGYHVKHDIPEAAAGAPHLDTRVAAPLGPHPLLVDALHDRLLEAGWPAGLGQAGRRTAGVILAAAGSRDPDSATDTRRTAYLLAQRLGVPVVPAYASPTAASALSVPGAVRALAARGRHRTAVASYFTAPGRFATQCADAAPWIAAAPLGAHPAMARLLLHRYDQARAAAPATQVPPRQLTSA; encoded by the coding sequence ATGACGCCGTCGAACCCTCTTCGCGATGAGTCCGGCAGCACCCCTCTCGAAAGTACGGCGCACATCATGGACCGAATCACCCGCCAGCTCGGCAGTCAGCTCGCCCTCGTGTCGCGCGACGGCAGGCGTCGCACGGCACCGGCGCCCGCGCCCGTGACCGCACCGCCGCCCGCCCTCGTCGTGGTCGCCCACGGCAGCCGTGACCCCCGCGCTCTCGCCACCGTCACGGCGCTCATCGAACGGGTCCGTGAGCTGAGGCCCGGGCTCACCGTGCGCCTGGGCCACATCGAGCTGAACGAGCCGCTGCTCACCGACACCCTGGCCGCGGCGACCGGCTCCGCGGTCCTCGTACCGCTGCTCCTCAGCCGCGGCTACCACGTCAAGCACGACATCCCCGAGGCCGCCGCGGGCGCGCCCCACCTCGACACGCGGGTCGCCGCCCCCCTCGGCCCGCACCCCCTGCTCGTCGACGCGCTGCACGACCGGCTCCTCGAAGCGGGCTGGCCTGCCGGACTCGGCCAAGCCGGCCGGCGCACCGCCGGAGTGATCCTCGCAGCCGCGGGCTCCCGCGACCCGGACTCCGCCACGGACACCCGCCGCACGGCGTACCTCCTCGCCCAGCGGCTCGGCGTACCGGTGGTTCCCGCCTACGCCTCGCCGACCGCGGCCTCCGCGCTCAGCGTGCCCGGTGCGGTACGTGCCCTCGCCGCCCGTGGCCGCCACCGCACCGCCGTGGCCTCGTACTTCACGGCGCCGGGCCGCTTCGCCACGCAGTGCGCCGACGCCGCCCCCTGGATCGCGGCCGCCCCGCTCGGCGCCCACCCGGCGATGGCCCGCCTCCTCCTGCACCGCTACGACCAGGCCCGCGCGGCCGCCCCCGCCACGCAGGTTCCGCCCCGTCAGCTGACCTCCGCCTGA
- a CDS encoding molybdopterin oxidoreductase family protein: MHTKATPTHCPYCALQCGMGLATGPGGVEVVERPEFPVNGGALCGKGRTAPAVLSSRVRLTEPLIRSHATGRLEPATWEEAVARVAEGLSRTRGEHGADACGVFGGGGLTNEKAYALGKFARVALGTSQIDYNGRFCMSSAAAAGQRAFGLDRGLPFPLEDIPRTGCVILVGSNLAETMPPALRYLTELKENGGKLIVIDPRRTRTAEQADLHLAPRPGTDLALALGLLHLVVAEGRTDEAFIEERTSGWAEARAAAMAHWPEYVERISGVPVPQLRDAVRMFCGAEAGMVLTARGPEQQSKGTDTVGAWINLCLATGNAGRPFAGYGCLTGQGNGQGGREHGQKADQLPGYRKLTDPAARAHVAGVWGVDPDSLPGPGRSAYELLDALGGDIKALLLMGSNPVVSAPRAAHVEERLRSLDFLAVADVVLSETAQLADVVLPVTQWAEETGTVTNLEGRVLLRRQAVGAPDGVRSDLDVLHGLAAHLGHEKGFPTDPEEVFEELRRASAGGAADYSGISYARLKEGNGEGVFWPCPAREAETGAETDAGTGAETDAEHPGTPRLFLDRFATEDGRARFVPVAHRSAAEEPDAEYPVILTTGRVLAQYQSGAQTRRVDELNSAAPGPFVELHPRLAARLEVGEGEPVTVVSRRGRAVAPARITSAIRSDTVFMPFHWPGEGRANSLTNPALDPVSRMPEFKVCAVRLERAS; this comes from the coding sequence ATGCACACCAAGGCGACACCGACCCACTGTCCGTACTGCGCGCTGCAATGCGGGATGGGCCTGGCCACCGGCCCCGGCGGGGTGGAGGTCGTGGAGCGTCCCGAGTTCCCCGTGAACGGGGGCGCGCTGTGCGGCAAGGGCCGCACGGCGCCCGCTGTGCTCTCCTCCCGGGTGCGCCTGACCGAGCCACTCATCCGATCCCACGCCACGGGCCGGCTCGAACCGGCCACCTGGGAGGAGGCCGTCGCCCGCGTCGCCGAAGGGCTTTCCCGCACGCGTGGCGAACATGGCGCGGACGCGTGTGGCGTGTTCGGCGGCGGGGGGCTGACCAACGAGAAGGCGTACGCCCTGGGGAAGTTCGCGCGGGTGGCGCTCGGCACGTCGCAGATCGACTACAACGGCCGGTTCTGCATGTCGTCGGCGGCAGCGGCGGGGCAGCGGGCCTTCGGGCTCGACCGCGGTCTGCCCTTCCCCCTTGAGGACATCCCCCGCACCGGCTGTGTGATCCTCGTCGGCTCGAACCTCGCCGAGACGATGCCGCCCGCGCTGCGGTATCTGACGGAGCTGAAGGAGAACGGCGGAAAGCTGATCGTCATCGACCCGCGCAGGACCCGCACCGCCGAGCAGGCCGACCTGCATCTCGCGCCGCGCCCCGGCACCGACCTCGCCCTCGCGCTCGGCCTGCTGCACCTGGTGGTGGCCGAGGGGCGGACGGACGAGGCGTTCATCGAGGAGCGGACCAGCGGGTGGGCGGAGGCGCGGGCGGCGGCGATGGCGCACTGGCCGGAGTACGTGGAGCGGATCAGCGGCGTTCCCGTGCCCCAACTCCGCGACGCGGTGCGGATGTTCTGTGGCGCCGAGGCCGGGATGGTGCTCACCGCGCGCGGGCCCGAGCAGCAGTCCAAGGGGACGGACACGGTCGGCGCGTGGATCAACCTCTGCCTCGCGACGGGCAACGCGGGCCGCCCCTTCGCCGGGTACGGCTGCCTGACCGGGCAGGGCAACGGGCAGGGCGGACGGGAACACGGCCAGAAGGCCGACCAGTTGCCCGGCTACCGCAAGCTGACCGACCCCGCGGCGCGGGCGCATGTGGCGGGGGTGTGGGGCGTCGACCCCGACTCGCTTCCCGGCCCCGGGCGCTCCGCGTACGAGCTGCTCGACGCGCTGGGCGGGGACATCAAGGCGCTGCTCCTGATGGGCTCCAACCCGGTCGTCTCCGCGCCGCGCGCCGCGCACGTGGAGGAGCGGCTGCGGTCGCTCGACTTCCTCGCGGTGGCGGACGTCGTGCTCTCCGAGACGGCCCAACTGGCCGATGTCGTCCTGCCGGTGACGCAGTGGGCCGAGGAGACGGGCACGGTGACGAACCTGGAGGGGCGGGTGCTGCTGCGCCGCCAGGCGGTGGGCGCGCCCGACGGCGTACGGAGCGACCTGGACGTGCTCCACGGTCTCGCCGCCCACCTCGGCCACGAGAAGGGCTTCCCTACGGACCCGGAGGAGGTCTTCGAGGAGCTGCGCAGGGCGAGCGCGGGCGGGGCGGCGGACTACTCGGGGATCTCGTACGCGCGCCTGAAGGAAGGGAACGGGGAGGGGGTGTTCTGGCCCTGCCCCGCACGGGAGGCTGAGACGGGGGCCGAGACGGATGCCGGGACGGGGGCTGAGACGGATGCCGAGCATCCCGGCACCCCGCGCCTCTTCCTCGACCGGTTCGCCACCGAGGACGGGCGGGCGCGGTTCGTGCCGGTGGCGCATCGAAGCGCCGCAGAGGAGCCGGACGCGGAGTATCCCGTGATCCTGACCACCGGGCGGGTCCTCGCGCAGTATCAGTCGGGGGCCCAGACACGCCGCGTCGACGAGCTCAACTCCGCCGCTCCCGGCCCCTTCGTGGAGCTGCACCCACGGCTCGCGGCGCGCCTTGAGGTCGGGGAGGGCGAGCCGGTGACCGTCGTCTCGCGGAGGGGGCGGGCCGTCGCCCCGGCGCGCATCACGAGCGCGATCCGCTCCGACACCGTCTTCATGCCCTTCCACTGGCCGGGCGAGGGCCGGGCCAACTCCCTCACCAATCCGGCACTTGACCCGGTCTCGCGGATGCCGGAGTTCAAGGTGTGCGCGGTGCGGCTGGAGCGGGCTTCGTAG
- a CDS encoding FAD-dependent oxidoreductase, translated as MVDADQTFVIVGGGLAGAKAAETLRSEGFTGRVILIGDERDHPYERPPLSKGYLLGKEERDSVFVHEPAWYAQSDVELHLGQTVVSIDRTAKAVHLGDRAVIHYDKLLLATGAEPRRLDVPGTGLVGVHHLRRLAHADRLRQVLASLGRDNGHLVIAGAGWIGLEVAAAARTYGAEVTVVEPQPTPLHAVLGPELGQMFTDLHAEHGVRFHFGATLTEIAGEDGLVLAARTDDGEEHPAHDVLAAIGAAPRTALAESAGLEIADRAHGGGVVVDATLRTSDPDIFAAGDVAAVQHPLFDTRLRVEHWANALNGGPAAARAMLGKDVTYDRVPYFFSDQYDVGLEYSGWAPPGTYDQVVVRGDAGKREFVAFWLSEGRILAGMNVNVWDVTDTIQKLIRAGARPPAESLSDPSVPLETLLG; from the coding sequence GTGGTCGACGCGGATCAGACGTTCGTCATTGTCGGAGGAGGTCTCGCGGGCGCGAAAGCGGCCGAGACACTCCGGTCCGAGGGCTTCACCGGCCGGGTGATCCTCATCGGCGACGAACGCGACCACCCGTACGAGCGCCCACCCCTGTCGAAGGGATATCTCCTGGGCAAGGAGGAGCGCGACAGCGTCTTCGTCCACGAACCCGCCTGGTACGCACAGTCGGACGTGGAGCTGCACCTCGGCCAGACCGTCGTCTCCATCGACCGCACGGCCAAGGCCGTCCACCTCGGTGACCGCGCCGTCATCCACTACGACAAACTCCTCCTGGCCACGGGCGCGGAGCCGCGCCGTCTCGACGTCCCCGGCACCGGCCTGGTGGGCGTGCACCACCTGCGCCGCCTCGCGCACGCCGACCGGCTGCGTCAGGTTCTCGCCAGTCTCGGCCGTGACAACGGCCACCTGGTGATCGCCGGAGCGGGCTGGATCGGCCTTGAGGTCGCCGCCGCCGCGCGGACGTACGGCGCGGAGGTCACCGTCGTCGAGCCCCAGCCCACCCCGCTGCACGCGGTCCTCGGCCCCGAGCTCGGCCAGATGTTCACCGACCTGCACGCCGAGCACGGCGTGCGCTTCCACTTCGGCGCCACGCTCACCGAGATCGCGGGGGAGGACGGCCTGGTCCTCGCCGCCCGCACGGACGACGGCGAGGAGCACCCCGCGCACGACGTGCTCGCCGCGATCGGCGCCGCGCCGCGCACCGCGCTCGCCGAGTCGGCCGGGCTCGAAATCGCCGACCGGGCGCACGGCGGCGGCGTCGTGGTCGACGCCACCCTGCGGACCTCGGACCCGGACATCTTCGCGGCGGGCGACGTGGCCGCTGTCCAGCACCCGCTCTTCGACACGAGGCTGCGCGTGGAGCACTGGGCGAACGCCCTCAACGGCGGCCCGGCCGCGGCCCGCGCGATGCTCGGCAAGGACGTGACGTACGACCGGGTGCCCTACTTCTTCTCGGACCAGTACGACGTGGGCCTGGAGTACTCGGGATGGGCGCCCCCGGGGACGTACGACCAGGTCGTGGTCCGAGGCGACGCGGGGAAGCGGGAGTTCGTCGCCTTCTGGCTGAGCGAGGGACGGATCCTCGCCGGGATGAACGTAAATGTGTGGGACGTCACGGACACCATCCAGAAGCTGATCCGCGCGGGCGCGCGGCCGCCCGCCGAGTCCCTCTCCGACCCGTCCGTCCCTCTGGAGACGCTGCTCGGGTGA
- a CDS encoding gamma-glutamylcyclotransferase family protein, protein MTREKDRLPFFVYGTLRPGEPNHDVHLRGSVGAESPARLPGAVLYEGPGYPYLVEEPEGGPVRGELITALPSAYDRLLADLDVLEDYAPGDPRNLYERVVREVTLLDGTTARAWVYVAAPRVAARLRASGVLIGGGDWASFRAPR, encoded by the coding sequence ATGACGCGGGAGAAGGACCGGCTGCCGTTCTTCGTGTACGGAACGCTGCGACCGGGGGAGCCGAACCACGACGTCCACCTGCGCGGCAGCGTCGGTGCGGAGTCACCCGCCCGGCTCCCGGGGGCGGTCCTCTACGAAGGGCCCGGCTATCCATACCTGGTGGAAGAACCCGAAGGCGGCCCGGTGCGCGGCGAGTTGATCACCGCGCTCCCGTCCGCGTACGACCGGCTCCTCGCCGATCTCGACGTACTGGAGGACTACGCGCCGGGCGACCCCCGCAACCTGTACGAGCGCGTCGTGCGCGAGGTGACCCTCCTGGACGGTACGACGGCGCGCGCGTGGGTGTACGTGGCCGCGCCGCGAGTGGCGGCGAGGCTGCGCGCTTCGGGGGTGTTGATCGGGGGAGGGGACTGGGCGTCGTTCCGGGCGCCGCGGTGA
- a CDS encoding NADPH-dependent FMN reductase produces MTQNTTQNTTQNVTQNTIAADSTSTATPAAPLRVAVIIGSNREGRFGPVVADWLLDRIRGRAEFEVDVIDLAESHLPTALSYNPSPETLAELGKVTPKLADADAFVVLTPEYNHSYPASLKNLIDWHGVEWQAKPLAFVSYGGLSGGLRAVEHLRPVFAELHTMTIRETVSFHNAGALFADDGTHKDPTAANAAAKSMLDQLHWWAWALRSAKEARPYGS; encoded by the coding sequence ATGACCCAGAACACGACCCAGAACACGACCCAGAACGTGACCCAGAACACGATTGCCGCTGATTCCACGTCCACCGCTACCCCGGCCGCGCCCCTTCGCGTCGCCGTCATCATCGGGAGCAATCGCGAGGGCCGCTTCGGGCCGGTCGTCGCCGACTGGCTGCTGGACCGGATCCGTGGGCGCGCGGAATTCGAGGTGGATGTCATCGACCTGGCCGAATCCCACCTGCCGACCGCGCTCTCGTACAACCCGTCGCCCGAGACACTCGCCGAGCTCGGCAAGGTCACCCCGAAGCTGGCCGACGCCGATGCCTTCGTCGTCCTCACCCCCGAGTACAACCACTCCTACCCCGCGTCCCTCAAGAACCTCATCGACTGGCACGGCGTCGAATGGCAGGCCAAGCCCCTTGCCTTCGTCTCCTACGGAGGGCTCTCCGGCGGCCTGCGCGCGGTCGAGCATCTGCGTCCGGTCTTCGCCGAGCTGCACACCATGACAATTCGCGAGACCGTCTCCTTCCACAACGCGGGCGCCCTCTTCGCCGACGACGGCACCCACAAGGACCCGACGGCCGCGAACGCCGCCGCCAAGTCGATGCTCGACCAGCTCCACTGGTGGGCATGGGCGCTGCGCAGCGCGAAGGAGGCCCGCCCGTACGGCAGTTGA
- a CDS encoding aminotransferase class IV family protein, which translates to MTTPSPLQRLEIDGRAVTADRLLWAALGGVGHFTAMQVRGGATRGLGLHLGRLDAATRELFGRELDGEYVRELVRHVLRDDIADASVRVHVHAPDGEPSVTVTVRAPGGMPEGAQALRSVPYQRPFPHIKHLGGFGQARHGELARQAGFDDALLTGPDGTISEGAVTNIAFYDGSEIVWPDAPCLAGITMRLLEPLLPAAGLPTRRAPVTLADLSSYAAAFVTNARGIAPVRRIDGTEFAVDEKLMGTLAGLYADVPWDTL; encoded by the coding sequence ATGACAACTCCCTCGCCTCTCCAGCGGCTTGAGATCGACGGGCGGGCCGTTACCGCCGACCGGCTGCTGTGGGCGGCTCTCGGTGGCGTGGGGCACTTCACCGCGATGCAGGTCAGGGGCGGCGCGACGCGTGGGCTCGGGCTGCATCTGGGGCGGCTCGACGCGGCCACCCGCGAGCTCTTCGGCCGGGAGCTCGACGGCGAGTACGTCCGCGAGCTCGTCCGGCACGTGCTCCGGGACGACATCGCCGACGCGTCCGTACGCGTCCACGTCCACGCACCCGACGGCGAGCCGTCCGTGACCGTCACCGTCCGGGCGCCGGGCGGGATGCCCGAGGGCGCGCAAGCCCTGCGGTCAGTCCCCTACCAGCGGCCCTTCCCGCACATCAAGCACCTGGGCGGCTTCGGGCAGGCCCGCCACGGAGAGCTCGCCCGGCAGGCGGGCTTCGACGACGCGCTGCTCACCGGACCCGACGGAACGATCAGCGAGGGCGCCGTCACGAACATCGCCTTCTACGACGGCTCGGAGATCGTCTGGCCCGACGCCCCCTGCCTGGCCGGCATCACCATGCGGCTGCTCGAACCGCTGCTCCCGGCCGCCGGGCTTCCCACGCGCCGGGCCCCGGTCACGCTCGCGGACCTCTCCTCGTACGCGGCCGCATTCGTCACCAACGCGCGGGGCATCGCGCCGGTGCGGCGGATCGACGGCACGGAGTTCGCGGTCGACGAGAAGCTGATGGGGACGCTGGCCGGGCTCTACGCCGACGTTCCCTGGGACACCCTCTGA
- a CDS encoding sensor histidine kinase, with the protein MAQRARAALNALGLRWKIAALLALGCAVVAVAIGVLIHQARLEQVSKTARSGATAQLVRVRQLYELTGQVDTDGDAATDAAIDAPDLPASLRAAALDGRRTTYLDMSADDPVVWAARPVGDHVLSVREPLTEQAAEMADFDQQLLASGAVVVILAALGGAALASRLSRELRTAAATARRISEGDLDARIDHPRPPGSRPGKDEVAELATAVDTMAASLQQRLEAEQRFTADVAHELRTPLTGLHTAAELLPQSRPTELVRDRVLALRTLTEDLLEVARLDAEMERPDLATHPLRTLTEGIVQRSGCPVRFAKASNSNNSDETGDTVDTLVRTDARRLERIIANLVANARRHGAGPVDVRVAGPVVTVSDHGPGFPEHLLKDGPRRFQTGARERGQGTGLGLTIAFGQAQAIGARVELRNAEGGGAVAAVHLPEA; encoded by the coding sequence ATGGCCCAGCGCGCCCGTGCCGCCCTCAACGCCCTTGGTCTGCGCTGGAAGATCGCCGCGCTGCTCGCACTCGGCTGCGCGGTCGTCGCCGTGGCCATCGGGGTCCTCATCCACCAGGCGCGCCTCGAACAGGTCTCCAAGACCGCCAGGTCGGGTGCCACCGCGCAGTTGGTGCGGGTGCGCCAGCTGTACGAGCTGACGGGGCAGGTCGACACCGACGGCGACGCCGCTACGGACGCCGCCATCGACGCGCCCGATCTGCCCGCGTCGCTGCGGGCCGCCGCCCTGGACGGACGGCGGACCACGTACCTCGACATGAGCGCCGACGACCCGGTCGTGTGGGCGGCGCGGCCGGTCGGCGACCATGTGCTGTCCGTCCGCGAGCCGCTGACCGAACAGGCCGCTGAGATGGCCGATTTCGACCAGCAGCTGCTGGCGTCGGGCGCCGTCGTCGTCATTCTCGCGGCGCTCGGCGGCGCCGCGCTCGCGAGCCGTCTCAGCCGCGAGCTGCGGACCGCGGCGGCCACCGCGCGCCGCATCAGCGAGGGCGATCTGGACGCCCGTATCGACCATCCGCGGCCGCCGGGCAGCCGGCCCGGCAAGGACGAGGTGGCCGAACTGGCCACCGCGGTCGACACGATGGCGGCGTCCCTGCAGCAGCGGCTCGAAGCCGAGCAGCGTTTCACCGCGGACGTCGCCCACGAGCTGCGCACCCCGCTGACCGGTCTGCACACCGCGGCCGAGCTCCTGCCGCAGAGCCGCCCCACGGAACTCGTGCGGGACCGTGTCCTCGCCCTGCGCACCCTCACCGAGGATCTGCTCGAAGTGGCGCGGCTCGACGCGGAGATGGAGCGCCCCGACCTGGCGACGCATCCGCTGAGGACGCTGACCGAGGGGATCGTGCAGCGGTCGGGTTGCCCGGTGCGTTTCGCGAAGGCGAGCAACTCGAACAACTCCGATGAGACGGGCGACACGGTCGACACGCTCGTACGCACCGACGCGCGCCGCCTGGAGCGGATCATCGCCAACCTCGTCGCCAACGCCCGCAGGCACGGGGCCGGTCCGGTCGATGTGCGGGTGGCCGGGCCCGTGGTCACGGTCAGCGACCACGGGCCCGGTTTCCCCGAGCACCTTCTGAAGGACGGCCCGCGGCGCTTCCAGACCGGCGCCCGTGAGCGCGGCCAGGGCACGGGCCTCGGCCTGACGATCGCGTTCGGCCAGGCGCAGGCGATCGGCGCGCGGGTGGAGCTGCGCAACGCGGAGGGCGGCGGCGCGGTGGCGGCGGTGCACCTGCCGGAGGCGTAG